The following proteins come from a genomic window of Chloroflexi bacterium ADurb.Bin180:
- the malT gene encoding HTH-type transcriptional regulator MalT, translating to MPATILATKLYLPPPRPNAVLRPRLLDLLNDGLAANHRLTLISAPAGYGKTALVSAWVASSHRPTAWLSLDEADSDPTRFLSYLIAALQTVAPQVGTGLANVLSSPQPPSTEAILTALLNELAAVPDPFTLVLDDYHVLDSSAVDAALAFLIDHLPPHLHLVLTTREDPRLPLPRYRARGQLTELRAADLRFSPPEAANYLNQVMGLNLSPEDIAALETRTEGWIAGLQLAALSLQGHQDAAGFIQSFTGSHRFVLDYLVEEVLQRQPAGVQRFLLRTSLLDQMCGPLCDAVLRDPSLSAQETLEHLERANLFIVPLDQERRWYRYHHLFGAFLRQRLQAQAASSPADPALPELHLRASQWYEENGSRDQAIRHALAAGDFAQAADLVELAMPAMRRTGQDATLLGWLQALPDEVVRCRPVLSAGYAGALLAAGQPLAAEARLRDAEQWLDAPAGTDQQPTDAAGKRVVVDQEQLRRTPGIIALIRAGQALARGDLPETVRHARRALEFAPDDDHLMRGGAQSQLGLAAWTQGDLETARRMTADGMANVRLAGHISTAIGCAIVLADVQTAQGRLREAMGTYEQALRWATAPGAPVLRGAADMHVGLSSLLYEHNDLEAARQHLLASQSLGHLAEQAQNPYRWCAAMARLRQASGDFDGALDLLDQAERQYDSGFCPNVRPLATRKVRVWLAQGRLEQALDWTHQQGLSASDDDLTYLREFDHLTLARVLLVRHLRNPGGGALGEATGLLERLLLAAEEGDRTGSLIQILVLLAMAHQARGALPAALAPLQRALTLAEPEGYVRTFLDEGPGMKQLLRHAAARGVAPNYAGRLLAAFDTDQPTSAAQPLIEPLSERELEVLRLVAQGLSNREIGQRLFLALDTVKGHNRRIFGKLQVKSRTEAIARAGELGLLGAGDRSPRPSPPR from the coding sequence AACTCTACCTGCCCCCGCCGCGGCCCAACGCCGTCCTCCGCCCACGCCTGCTCGACCTCCTCAACGACGGCCTCGCCGCCAACCACCGCCTGACCCTGATCTCCGCGCCGGCCGGCTACGGCAAGACCGCCCTGGTCAGCGCCTGGGTCGCCAGCAGCCACCGGCCCACAGCCTGGCTCTCCCTGGATGAGGCCGATAGCGATCCGACACGCTTCCTGTCCTACCTCATCGCCGCTCTGCAGACCGTCGCACCACAGGTCGGCACAGGCCTGGCCAACGTCCTGTCCTCGCCTCAGCCGCCCTCCACCGAGGCCATCCTCACCGCGCTGCTCAACGAGCTGGCCGCCGTCCCTGATCCCTTCACCCTCGTCCTGGATGACTATCACGTGCTCGACTCGAGCGCGGTCGACGCCGCCCTGGCCTTTCTCATCGACCACCTGCCGCCGCACCTGCACCTGGTGCTCACCACCCGCGAGGACCCGCGCCTCCCGCTGCCCCGGTACCGCGCCCGCGGTCAGCTCACCGAGCTGCGCGCGGCCGACCTCCGCTTCTCCCCTCCCGAAGCCGCGAACTATCTCAATCAGGTGATGGGCCTCAACCTCTCGCCAGAGGACATTGCCGCGCTGGAGACCCGCACCGAGGGCTGGATCGCCGGTCTGCAACTGGCCGCACTCTCGCTGCAGGGTCACCAGGACGCAGCGGGCTTTATCCAGTCTTTTACCGGCAGCCATCGCTTTGTGCTGGACTATCTGGTGGAAGAGGTCCTGCAGCGCCAGCCCGCCGGCGTGCAGCGCTTTCTGCTGCGCACCTCGCTCCTCGACCAGATGTGCGGGCCGCTATGCGACGCCGTGCTGCGCGACCCTTCCCTCTCGGCGCAGGAAACGCTGGAGCACCTGGAACGCGCCAATCTGTTCATCGTGCCGCTGGATCAGGAGCGGCGCTGGTACCGCTATCATCACCTCTTTGGCGCGTTCCTGCGGCAGCGGCTGCAGGCCCAGGCCGCCTCGTCCCCGGCCGACCCCGCCCTGCCCGAGCTGCACCTCCGCGCCAGCCAGTGGTACGAGGAGAATGGCTCCAGGGATCAGGCGATTCGACACGCGCTGGCGGCCGGGGATTTCGCGCAAGCGGCGGACCTGGTCGAGCTGGCCATGCCGGCCATGCGGCGAACCGGCCAGGATGCCACGCTGCTGGGCTGGCTTCAGGCGCTGCCCGACGAGGTAGTGCGCTGCCGGCCCGTGCTCAGTGCGGGCTATGCCGGCGCTCTGCTGGCCGCCGGCCAACCGCTGGCCGCGGAGGCCCGCCTGCGCGATGCCGAGCAGTGGCTGGACGCGCCGGCAGGCACGGACCAGCAGCCCACGGACGCAGCCGGCAAGCGGGTGGTGGTGGACCAGGAGCAGCTGCGCCGCACGCCCGGCATCATCGCCCTGATCCGCGCCGGACAGGCCCTGGCCCGCGGCGACCTGCCCGAGACGGTCCGACACGCCCGCCGCGCGCTGGAGTTCGCGCCTGACGACGATCATCTGATGCGCGGCGGGGCCCAGTCGCAGCTAGGGCTCGCCGCCTGGACCCAGGGGGATCTGGAGACCGCGCGCCGTATGACCGCCGACGGGATGGCCAACGTGCGCCTGGCCGGGCACATTTCCACCGCCATCGGCTGCGCCATCGTCCTGGCGGATGTGCAAACCGCGCAGGGCCGGCTGCGTGAGGCCATGGGCACCTACGAGCAAGCCTTGCGCTGGGCCACGGCTCCGGGCGCACCGGTGCTGCGCGGGGCAGCAGACATGCACGTGGGCCTGAGCAGCCTGCTCTATGAGCATAACGACCTGGAAGCCGCCAGGCAGCACCTGCTGGCCAGCCAGTCACTGGGCCACCTGGCCGAACAGGCGCAGAACCCCTATCGCTGGTGCGCGGCGATGGCGCGCCTGCGGCAAGCGTCGGGCGATTTCGACGGCGCGCTGGACCTGTTGGACCAGGCCGAGCGCCAGTACGACAGCGGCTTTTGCCCCAACGTGCGGCCGCTGGCCACGCGCAAAGTGCGGGTCTGGCTGGCCCAGGGCCGGCTGGAGCAAGCCCTGGACTGGACGCATCAGCAGGGACTGTCCGCCAGCGACGATGACCTGACTTACCTGCGTGAGTTCGATCACCTCACCCTGGCCAGGGTGCTGCTGGTCCGCCACCTCCGCAACCCTGGCGGCGGTGCCCTCGGCGAAGCAACGGGGCTGTTGGAGCGTCTGCTGTTGGCAGCGGAAGAGGGCGACCGCACGGGCAGCCTGATCCAGATCCTGGTGCTGCTGGCCATGGCCCATCAGGCGCGTGGGGCTCTGCCCGCCGCCCTCGCGCCGTTGCAGCGGGCCCTGACCCTGGCCGAGCCGGAGGGCTATGTGCGCACCTTCCTCGACGAAGGGCCGGGCATGAAACAACTGCTGCGCCACGCCGCCGCGCGTGGCGTTGCGCCAAACTATGCCGGGCGGCTGCTGGCCGCATTCGACACCGACCAGCCAACCAGCGCTGCTCAACCCCTGATCGAGCCCTTGAGCGAGCGCGAGCTGGAGGTGCTGCGGCTCGTGGCGCAGGGCCTGTCCAACCGCGAGATCGGCCAGCGGCTCTTCCTGGCCCTGGACACGGTCAAGGGGCACAACCGCCGCATCTTTGGCAAGCTGCAGGTCAAGAGCCGCACCGAAGCCATCGCCCGCGCCGGCGAGCTGGGACTGCTCGGTGCCGGCGACCGTTCGCCTCGTCCGTCGCCCCCACGCTAG
- a CDS encoding Acetyltransferase (GNAT) family protein, protein MNLIDVRADNVDQTSFFCMMSKKKSAGYQTKLAWLRSRFAEGLRIKLLDLAAGGRGFVEYIPGEYAWRPVHAAGYMFIHCLWVVGQSRGKGYGRLLLDECERDARACGARGVAMLTSEGIWLLKPGYLLEQGFQDVAQAAPGFHLMVKQFEPGPLPSLPTDWDQRAARYGQGLTVVNAGQCPYIADATRTVLEVAQARGVPARVVELTSSQQVRDEAPTPYGVFQILLDGRVLSYHYLLPKELEKALEQAKR, encoded by the coding sequence GTGAACCTCATCGACGTCCGCGCCGACAATGTCGACCAGACCTCCTTTTTCTGCATGATGAGCAAGAAAAAGTCAGCGGGCTACCAGACCAAGCTGGCCTGGCTGCGCTCCCGCTTTGCCGAGGGACTGCGCATCAAGCTGCTCGACCTCGCTGCGGGCGGCCGCGGCTTTGTCGAGTACATCCCCGGCGAGTACGCCTGGCGGCCCGTCCACGCCGCGGGCTATATGTTCATCCACTGCCTGTGGGTGGTGGGTCAGAGCCGGGGCAAGGGCTATGGGCGGCTGCTGCTGGACGAGTGCGAGCGCGACGCCCGGGCCTGCGGCGCGCGCGGCGTGGCCATGCTCACCAGCGAAGGCATCTGGCTGCTCAAGCCGGGCTATCTGCTGGAGCAGGGTTTCCAGGACGTGGCCCAGGCCGCGCCCGGCTTTCACCTGATGGTCAAACAGTTCGAACCTGGCCCGCTGCCGTCTCTGCCCACCGACTGGGACCAGCGCGCGGCGCGCTACGGCCAGGGCCTCACCGTGGTCAACGCCGGCCAGTGCCCCTACATTGCCGACGCCACGCGAACCGTGCTGGAGGTGGCGCAGGCCAGGGGCGTCCCCGCCCGCGTCGTCGAGCTCACCAGCAGCCAGCAGGTGCGCGACGAGGCACCCACGCCCTATGGCGTGTTCCAGATCCTGCTCGATGGCCGGGTGCTCAGCTACCACTACCTGCTGCCGAAGGAACTCGAGAAGGCGCTGGAGCAGGCGAAGAGGTAG
- a CDS encoding hypothetical protein (Mycothiol maleylpyruvate isomerase N-terminal domain) gives MRHNREQVIQRVVDEFELLDHLVAHLTDEEWQRPVPRPRSQDRWTVKDALAHITHWKAAAARSARKLPVPAEERGLNTTDSNRLVYERWHSRSPREVLAWHRQVQEDVLAALRAAPEKWFSGRGRRPDWPGDLVGHSAAHRVKDVEEALRKWRPQIRLGLGGFGSLFLALTPTTSSPAPAPSRVPSAAGSGS, from the coding sequence ATGCGTCATAACCGTGAGCAAGTCATCCAGCGTGTGGTCGACGAGTTCGAGCTCCTGGACCACCTCGTGGCCCATCTGACCGACGAAGAGTGGCAGCGGCCCGTACCCCGCCCCCGTTCCCAAGACCGGTGGACGGTCAAGGATGCGCTGGCGCACATCACCCACTGGAAGGCCGCGGCAGCCCGCTCGGCTCGAAAGCTGCCTGTGCCCGCCGAGGAGCGCGGACTCAACACCACCGACAGCAACCGTCTGGTCTACGAGCGCTGGCACAGCCGCTCGCCGCGCGAGGTGCTGGCCTGGCACCGGCAGGTGCAAGAGGACGTGTTGGCCGCGCTGCGCGCGGCGCCGGAGAAGTGGTTCAGCGGCCGGGGGCGTCGACCGGATTGGCCCGGGGATCTCGTGGGCCACTCGGCCGCGCACCGGGTCAAGGATGTTGAAGAGGCGCTGAGGAAGTGGCGGCCCCAGATCAGACTTGGTCTGGGAGGCTTTGGGAGTCTTTTTTTGGCCCTGACGCCAACTACCTCTTCGCCTGCTCCAGCGCCTTCTCGAGTTCCTTCGGCAGCAGGTAGTGGTAGCTGA